From Enoplosus armatus isolate fEnoArm2 chromosome 23, fEnoArm2.hap1, whole genome shotgun sequence:
CTCCTCAGTGACTACAAAAATCTCCTAAAGGCCCACTAGACCCTCCTCAGTGACCACTAGAACATCTTACAGGACCTCTAGAACCTCCTCAAGGACCACTGGAATCACCAGTAGGACCCCAAGAACTTATATATTGTAATTATGTTCCATTGATGTACTGTGATGTTCTCTTGACGTTCTAATaatgttctgtgttgttgttcagGGAATCCCCACCCTGCTGATGGCTGCTGGGAGTTTTGATGATATTCTGGCCATAACAGGGTTCTCTACCTGCCTGGGAATCGCCTTCTCTACAGGTCACTACAGGAGAATCtgctctattctattctgttcctTTCCATTCTGTTCCATTCTGTTCtatgtgctgtgtttgtcctgcaggttCTACGTGGATGAACATACTGAAGGGTCtgctggaggtggtgggaggggtCATAGCCGGGCTGATCCTGGGTCTGTTCTTGACCTGCTTCCCCAGCAAAGACCAGGTGAGAGTGTGGTTTGGTATCGTCTTATTAAACTTTAAATGTGACtgaattaattgttttaatgtgcaattaattaatctgtcaatgtccctgtctgtctctctgtctgtctctctgtcaatatccctgtctatctctctgtctgtctctgtctgtctgtctgtctgtctgtctgtctccctgtctatctctctgtctgtttctctgtttctctgtctgtctccctgtctgtctctctgtctgtgtccctgtctgtctccctgtctatctctctgtctgtctctctgtttctctgtctgtctgtctctctgtctgtctccctgcaggAGGACCTGGTGTTGAGGAGGACTCTCCTATTGTTGGGTCTGTCCATATTTTCGGTCTTCTCCAGTCATGTTATTGGTTTTGCTGGGGCCGGCGGTCTCTGTACGCTGGTGCTGGCCTTTCTGGCTGCTCTGGGCTGGAAGACCGACAAGGTAACACACATTGACTCACTTTAATCTGGATTAAACATCTGGATTCAGCCCTGTTCACACAACATCAGCATGCCTGTTTGACGTTAGGTTAATGTTTATCTTTATATCTAGGCCCCGGTGGCGGCCATGGTGGGCCGGTCGTGGGATGTGTTCCAGCCGCTCCTCTTTGGGCTGATTGGAGCAGAGATCACCATAGCAACCCTCAGCCCCAGCACTGTGGGTGAGAACcatattcaaaacaaacaaacggaaTAAAGTATTGACCAGGTCTCAGTAACTTGGAACCAAGTGGACTAGGTACCTAACAGTGCTAAcctgctgcaggagctgctggaagTCCAACATGTTTTGCCCAAATGTTGGTGTGCTTTAAAAACAATTCAGTCTTTGTTgttctgtctgtccctgtgtgtgttcaggtctgGGTCTGGCCTGTATCAGTATCGGTCTGGTGATCCGCCTGCTCGTCACCTTCCTGCTGGTTCATTTTGGAGGATTCAACCTGAAGGAGAAATTCTTCATCGCTGTGGCCTGGCTGCCTAAAGCcactgtacaggtgtgtgtgtgtatgttccaCAACAACAGAACCCCTAGAACCTCATCACTGACCACAAAAACCACCTAAATGACCCCTAAAACTTCCTTAATGAATACTAGATCCTTCTAAAGGACCTCCAGAAATCCTCAGTCACTTCATGAATCTCCTAAAAGGCTTCATGCTCGTGTGACGTCAGTTGAAATGATTGGTGTTTGCTGGTTTGTGTGTCAGGCTGCCATTGGCTCCAAGGCGTTGGACATggcgagggaggagggggatgagACCTTAATTAAATTTGGTTTGGACGTGCTAACATTAGCCGTGTTAGCCATCCTGACCACGGCTCCCATCGGAGCGCTGGGTATTGGACTGGCAGGACCACGCCTCCTGTCCcggcaggtcaaaggtcagcgcacacacacccaccccacACACGgacatgtttgtctttctataGCTGTGAGGACCCTCATCGACATAATGCATTCCTTAGTCCCTAATCCTTAGTCCCTAatcccaaccctaaccctaccctgTTCCTGACTTTATCCTGATTTTAgcctaacctaaacctaattctaaACTTAATCTTAAAACCTTCAGTCTTTTGAAGCAGTGAGGACAGATAGACaggatagagagacagacagacagagagatagacagacagacagaccagacagacagacagacagatagacagacagagagacagacagacagacagacagacagacaggatagagagacagacagacagacagagagatagacagacagacagacagacagacagacaggatagagagacagacagagagatagacagacagagagacagagagatagacagacagacagacaggatagagagacagacagacagacaggatagacagacagacagacaggacagacagacagacagacagagagatagacagacagatagacaggatagagagacagacagacagacagacagagagatagacagacagacagacaggatagagagacagacagacaggatagacagacagacagacaggacagacagacagacagacagagagatagacagacagatagacaggatagagagacagatagacagagagatagacagacagagagatagacagacagacagacagacagacagacagacagacagagagatagacagacagagagatagacagacagacagacagacagacagacaggatagagagacagacagacagacagacagacagacagacaggatagacagagagacagacagacagacagacagacagtcagagagacagacagacagacagacagacaggacagacagacaggatagacagagagacagacagacagggagacagacagagagacagacagacagacagtcagacagacaggacagacagacagacaggatagacagacagacagacagacagacagacaggatagagacagacagacagacaggcagtcagacagacagagagacagacagtcagacagagagacagacagacagattgattGATCGTATTTTTTACTGACACTTTTGATCTTAATGTcagcagaagagacagaaggcGGAGCCACGACTCCAAGCAGCAATGGGATTGGCCAAGAAAAAGACAACGTGACCCTTGAGAGCAAGCTATGAGTCTTCTGAttggacaaacaaaagaaagctaTATTACACACCTTAAGTAAACCTTGTGTTGTTGCagatagatttttaaaaatatatctgCTTTATGTTTCTTTAATACTTtgacatgctaatgctaactttTACTAGCTACTGTCACTACCCAAATGTTCAGCTGCTGATGTGTTACCTCAGTTAGTCATTTGATACCACGACTACAGAAGCTGATTTCCAACATTTCCAACATGGTGTTTCACCtgtttgttcacatgaaaagtgaaagaaactgtctcacctccacacagctgatCAGTCACAATGTGAAGTGGTTGAAACAGCCGGGCACAGCACAGATGCTGTTCAGCAGCTGTTCTGTTGGAGTATATTGGTGCCAATGATAGCTAGCTGAGCAGATACTACAGTCCACTAGCTAACACCTTGacattatgtaaataaaatcagtcaGAAATGGACtaatgatgaaatatttaagTTAGAAGCAGAAATTAACCAGATCTGTCCAACTCTTTTGAGACAGGGACTTCCAAAATGGCTTTTATTAGATTATCAGTAATCATTAAGCATATTGTAATTCTTTTCTATATAATTTCTATCATTCATATTGAAATTATGTTCTGTAATTCCTTGTCTTACGAAGATGATTATTTCCACCAATTATTGTGATGAATTGATATTTATAACTGTGCGCCTCAATAAATATTTGTCAATACAGTTACAATGTGACCTCTTCTTTTGTTTGGGAAAAGACCCTTTGACCAACAGAACAGTCGATCTTTTAGCAAAGATCGACATAGAAATCCTTcaggttttgtatttttagccgGCGCTGGTCGTTGCTGTCTGCagctaaaatgacaaacatcagCTGCAGTGAATTCACTTGAAGACTCAGATCAAACTACTGTCTGTTTCTGGTTTGTGCACTCAGCCAAAGATCTTTTGTGCAGAATGACCACTACTGGATTGTGTGTCATAAGAGATGACGTAACGCTGTATGATTCCTGAAGATatgatactgtactgtatgacaCGGCGACTGAACATACCATGCCACACATAATGGCGTTGAGTTAACTCTCTGACAGGTGACCACGCTGTGAAAATATTgcagaaaatacaatttcataCAAAACCTACGATACTGAAGACTCATAGGTTTTGGTCTTTACCCTCTTTCACTAGAAATACGTGGATGTTTTCAAAAGAGCAGATCTTTTGTCCACGGCACTGAAGTACACAAGGACCTCTTGCAAGCTCAACACAAATAAGTTGCTGTGGTATTTTAAAAGGTAAGTAAACTGATGTGATAGAATACAATATCATAAGATGCACAGCTCCAGTACAGACCTGcctttgacttcctgtttctcagcTACTCCTATCACAAGTGTTTTTCCTCACACCTCACACTGCAGCCATTTACAAGTAACCACAGTGTCGGACAGAAACCAGTTTAAACAAGTTATAAACCGTGACAGAGGTCTGGTATCAGTAATCCAAGCAGTAAAAGCAGTAGCAGCACTAGTAGTGAGGGACGTGTTGCCCCCCAGCACCCTACGCTGTTGAGACCAGAATGATGGGAGAATcatgaaatacatgaaataaatgttaaatcaaTAGATGAATACCAGAACGTTggataaaaaatatatttctactCTACTGTTCTCACATCCCCCTCCCATCCCCCTCCCATCCCCCCTGTGGTTTATTCAACAGGATGTCACCACATTTGCTAGCAGACGGTCAGTGAAGCTTCAGCCTGCAGACACCATGAAGGCGGCTCTGCTCGTCCTCTGTAAGTAGAGCAAACGTCCATAAAGACGAATGATTATTATCAGAAACACTCACTTTAAGAATAGAGATGTATTTTCATGTCGCTTTGGAAGATCATTTCTAAGAAAATCaacatgctgaaatgttttacagttcaTGAAGCTGAATCTTTAagagtgtgtttctgcacacacacacacacacacacacagtggtctTACTGTGactgttgtttcagtgttgttgAGCACCTGCTGGACGTCTGCCCACAGTCGTGGTGAGTTTCCAGcctcatgtatgtgtgtgtgtgatagattatttaaaatgcaaaaaagtattttgctCCTTCTGACTTCGGAGAGAGTCCACGTCAGAAGTGGACTTCCTAATCGTTGGTTTAATGTGTTGAGATTTTGCCGTGGATGTTGATATATTCTGTATGCGTCAtatgtgctttcatgtgtgCTTGCCACCTGCCACCTGTCGctcaccacttcctgtctgtctgaagaCGGCTCGCTTGTTGCAAATAGAGACgcatcagtcatttcagaaAGTGCcccaaaagtgtgtgtgtgtgtgtgtgggggggggggggggctagccGGCTGAGTTGCAGGCTGGAGACTAGCAGGCCTTTTGCCAGCCAGCAGGGGAATAGAGAGCTTGTTGGCGAACTGCTAGGCTGCTTCAGGGAGGTGCGAGGAGGTCCCAGGGACGCATGCAAGATTGGCGAGCAGGATCTGGATCATTGTGGTTATATACTCTGATGGAGTGAAGAGATAAAGGCAGGCGTGTCAGCAGGTGGGGATGGTTTGGGAATGTGAACATGTGAGCAGGTGGATGTGGCTTGTCAGGTGACCAGTGGAGAGCGGCAGGGCTGGAAAGTGTCTCAGGAATGCTTGGTGGATCTGGGGGAACTGAGAAGTGGCTGGGGGGCAGACAGAGCGACTGAGGCCGTCGTGACATCTCatctgtttagtttttattagaCAGCGAGGatggagagatgacaggaaacgAGAGACAGTTGGCTGCCTGGATTATTACTTTTACGTTGAcgtggcggggggggggggggggggggggggtggatgtACAAAGTTTAGGGGCCAGATTCACAACTTCAACTGTGTGTACAGAAATATGCAGACACATTCGTATTAATTATGAAGCTAGAAAGACTCATTCTTATCGCCTGTTTGCATATCAATACTTCTGCAGGGTCATCAGAAAGAAGATCAATGATTGATACTCAAATCAAAACAGTTTGTcaataaagaacaaaatgaaaagaatattaATACGGAAACGAAATGATACTAATtaactaatttaatttaaatcaaaagaataataaaatggaTCAAACTCATAATTAAGTTTGTTGGTATTTTACTAAACCGTCTAACAACCTAAAGAACTGTTTATTATTTAGATTCTGCTTCTCTACACTTCATCATATCACCCACAGATGGAAATAGAAAACCACGTGTATGCTGGTCTGAAGTCTGTGTGAGGTTTATGAGACATtaagcttttaaaaacaataaaacatctaaaagtTACAAAAGCCTACAGTAATGCCATCATGTCCTAAAGAAGCTGTATGTGGCATCACTCGTGACACAAGTGAACAACCTCAACAGTCCTACAGCCAGTCCAAAAACCAGTAGATGTTATTTTTCCACCTGtttctttatgtctctctctctctttcccagcCTCTGTGATGGTCACTGGGTCTCAGTATTTCGAGTATGAGAGCTTCTCTGTGAGCTGTGAGCGCTTCAGCTCTGGTGAATGGACGGTGTGGCGATACACAACAAAAGGGTCAGTTTAACACCAGAAATATCACAGCACACAACAGAATTCCTAAAAAACGTTTTCCATCCCTGACCATCATTCAGGGGTTTTGCTCTTGTGGGAGTCGTTGTCGTTGGCATGCTCCTCGCCAACATCTGAGATGTACAACCGCAAGACAAGAATGTTGGAAAAATGGAAACtgtatggttaaggttaaggaaaCATCGTGGTCACagttaataaaacaaagacgAAGGTCAATTGCAGCTCTGTGACCGGCTGTGATTGGATGTAAATCGTGAGGGGCAGAATTGTCCAATGTGGACGTAATTCCTTGGACCAAAGGGTTTGATTCAGATTTTGATGTTCcgaccacagactgtatataaagatggacgacatgacagctcaccaaaaatgaagccaaaacatctcgatcgccccctgcAGTAaaggtcataagccccgccccctccatgttagtggagTCCATGTCAGTCcatggtggagacgcgtcggccatctttatatacagtctgtggtggagacgtgtcggccatctttatatacagtctgtggtggagacgcgtcggccatctttatatacagtctgtggtggagactaACACTGTAGTGGTGAGGTGGAAAGTTTCACTGGAATCcactgaataaacaaacatcacagtgaaatgtaaaagtgCCAAAGTGGAGCAATGAGGCTTACTCAGTGACTGAGATGATGTGTTCCCAGTTTGAAGCTGTCCCAGTGTGGATCTGGCTGGGGGAGCCAGACTTCCTCTACCTGCAACATGAAGGCAGTGAAACTGTCCGACAGTGGAGTGTACTGGTGTGAATctaaacacagagacagcagcaaCGCCGTCAACATCACTGTTACTGGTAAGATTCATAAATCTACGCACAGATACTTCCTCTTactcttcctgtttcatgcAACTACTCTAACCACAGATTTGGCATCGCATCATATCACATTTCACTGTTTCTTTATGCTTTATGTGCAGCACTTTGAATTCCCTtcatgtatgaaatgtgttatgtAATAAACGTTGCCTTGCATCGTATGTGACACACTGACTCTTGTCGTTCCTGATGGCTCTGGTTGTTTGATCAAATCAACTCTTACAACATGTGGAGTCAAGGTGGgaagagactgactgacaggctaCAATACACTTCTATGATTCCCATCAATTGTTTCAAAGGGAACTGCTGACAGTAAAGGGAAGTGAGTCACGGTTTGTAAGATGTGAATCACCTCTTTGGAGGCCCAGCCATTAAGAAACGGACCATTAAAGGAAACGTCAACTGCAGACACAGAGTGCTTTCAGACAGTCTGATTCAATGGAGATGCCTGTATGATCGCTGCAAACTGATGATCGAgctagagagagaagttcagaCCCCGCCTACCTGCACACCTCTGCTCACCTGGCCAATCACTTCATAAAGAGGCTGTGATTGTGGGATTGTCTGTTTCGCCTTAACAACGCTGCAAAACACCTCGCAATAACCTTAAATCACATCCTTCAAAAAAGCCTCTGTccctgtcatgttttattttatttatcctcCGTCATTCAGCAGCCATTGATGGAACTCTCTCCATGTTCAGATAAACTAGTGATCCTGCAGAGTCCTGTCCTCCCTGTGATGGAGGGAGATGATGTCACTCTGCACTGTAAACCAAAGCCAAACAAGACCCCCCCCTCCAACCTCACAGCTGCTTTCTATAAAGATGGCTCCCTCATCAGGTCAGAGTCTACGGGTCACATGACCATCCACAATTTTTCCAAATCTGATGAAGGTGCCTACAAATGTCTCAGTAGTCATGGAGAGTCTCCACCCAGCTGGCTGCTGATGAAAGGTAAAGATGAGGATCAGTCATGTCAACTTTACTCACTTTATGTAACGTTTTAGAACCGACCAGTGCATCAGCTGTTATTCTCTGCCTTATCCAATGTGTATGTACATTCACATGTAGGTGTTCGTACTGTTGGACATGTGACACTTTAAAACACGTAGTAATCTTCATTAGAACAAGTGAAACTATGTACTGAGAGCAAGAGCTGAATTTGGAAACGCTGTGTTGATTCTAGAGAGTCAGTTTTCTTGGAGCAGCATCTAGTGGacattagaggaactgcagctgcaCTTTAACTGACTCAGTGAAAGTCTGTGTGTCCCCAGACGATGCTGACCCGGCCTCGCTCACAGTGTCTCCCAACTCGTCTCAGCTGTTTGAGTATAAGAATCTGGACCTGAGCTgtggtgacagcagcagctttcgTGAATGGAAGGTCGTCAGGTCCACAACCTCTGGTGGCAAGTTGTCCGGCTGTGGAGAAGAATGGGGGATTCCTACACACTCTGGCTGCCTCGTCCAAACAGCCAAGAAGCCTGACAGCGCTATTTACTGGTGTGAGTCTCCTGCGAGGCAGCGGAGCAACTCTGTCAACATCACTGTATATGGTAGGAGCAACAAAAAGACCAAACATTGCATACTTTGCCGGTTAAGCTTGTATCAACATGTGTTTATAATATGGCAAACTAGAGCTAGTGCTTTAAATTGTGCCTAAAACATTGCAGAACTGGAAATAGCAGTAAGGGCCTGCAGCTCTTTGGGCTGTACCAGCTCCTCATAAATACACCGGTTTGAAGGTAAAGTCCTTCCTGAGGTCTCAGTGACTACTAACTAGTTTCAAACGATTTACTAAATCAAGACATGTCTCAGCTAGTAAAGACTTCAGTGATGTGTAAAGATGTTGTCCCATGAAGAGCCATGAACTctataaacaggaagtgaccgtAGCATCACAAGTTAGCATAACTTCCAACTTTAGAGGTGCAAAAGACACAGTTTTGTAAATGTAGgttcttgttgttttctgtgtgtctgcgtaCAGATAAACCAGTGATCCTGCAGAGTCCTGTCCTCCCTGTGACGGAGGGACATGATGTCACTCTGCACTGTACACCAAAGACCTCCCCCTCCAACCTCACAGCTGCTTTCTATAAAGATGGCTCCCTCATCAGGACTGAGCCTACAGGTCACATGACCATCCACCGTGTTTCCAGGTCTGATGAAGGCCTCTACAAGTGTCACAGCCATCACGGAGAGTCTCCACCCAGCTGGCTGTTTGTCAGAGGTGAGGAAGCTGCTCACTTCATATTTTGGTCAGTTGTAAATTGACTTTCCTAAACTCAGCAGGTATTGAGTCAGTAGTTACGTTTCCGTCCTACAGGAAACATCAGATGTTGTGTCTCTGGGGGAGGTGGGGCGACTTTTACTGGTCAGTGATTTGAATCCCATCTGGAGCTCACATGTCTGTGATAATTTTCTACTGATTCCTTTGTGAGAATCCGCACCTGAACGTGCTGCCTCCAGGAAACAGCCATATGGTCACAGTCTGAAGTCCAACATGACAAAAGCTCTCGCCTTTTCCCGCCTACTTGGCTTTTACATGTCACCAAACTAACCAGTCATTTGAATGTTGGCAGAGAATCAGTGCAGGTGACTGACCGGGTGTATCAGTGCCCCTGAAGCTTTGGGGCTTTGGAAACAGAGAGCACAGTGACATCTGGTGGTGTGTAGAAATTATAGCAGCTCAGGTGTGTAAACATATTACAGACATTTAggtggttttctttgtttttggaaGATAAACTTTGGTCTTTGAGTGTAAATCTAATATTTGTTGCTGCCACATTAGTTAGTCCACATGTGTTGGTTTTTCGAGATTCCCGTGGCACTGCTCCATCCACTGCAGATCCAaccctgctgtctgtgctgaGAGTGATCCGCCACCTAGTGGTGCTCTCTCCGTACTGCATCTCCACGGTCCTCATGGTGTCTTTATTTCGACACAGGCCCACAGGTAACACTGAACGTCTACTAAGAGTCATGCCATGCtatggtgctttgagctaaatgctaaactgtcttagtttagcgtgttagcatgctaacatttgctaattagcactgaacacaaagtacagctgaggctgatgggaatgttggTATCGGATGATTAATAAAATTATTACTTAACTGCAGGAAGGAACCCgcctgtttccatggcaacgtATCCACCCAGCGAGGATGATGAGGGATTGGACCAACCATATGATGATGTTATTGCTGATGTCACCACCGAGTATCATTTCTAAGCTAAAGTTTctcttttatgttgtttgttcgactgtttttcactgttttcaataAAACCTTCACAGCGAACCTCCAGTCAGTGTGTCGTCAGCGTGGCCTGTTTTCAATTGATGCTTTGATGGTTTTGCTTTCTAGATTGTTTTTGGGTTAATAGTTG
This genomic window contains:
- the LOC139305561 gene encoding Fc receptor-like protein 5, giving the protein MKAALLVLLLLSTCWTSAHSRASVMVTGSQYFEYESFSVSCERFSSGEWTVWRYTTKGSLSQCGSGWGSQTSSTCNMKAVKLSDSGVYWCESKHRDSSNAVNITVTDKLVILQSPVLPVMEGDDVTLHCKPKPNKTPPSNLTAAFYKDGSLIRSESTGHMTIHNFSKSDEGAYKCLSSHGESPPSWLLMKDDADPASLTVSPNSSQLFEYKNLDLSCGDSSSFREWKVVRSTTSGGKLSGCGEEWGIPTHSGCLVQTAKKPDSAIYWCESPARQRSNSVNITVYGRNKPVILQSPVLPVTEGHDVTLHCTPKTSPSNLTAAFYKDGSLIRTEPTGHMTIHRVSRSDEGLYKCHSHHGESPPSWLFVRDSRGTAPSTADPTLLSVLRVIRHLVVLSPYCISTVLMVSLFRHRPTGRNPPVSMATYPPSEDDEGLDQPYDDVIADVTTEYHF
- the LOC139306210 gene encoding sodium/hydrogen exchanger 9B2, whose amino-acid sequence is MDEEATKRYCRMSDNGQKQKHTEEEREITVLPQRKTDELDDAAGMAVSGSSSCCSSCVSLKDRCPRPQGLSNLLVTKVCLFALLFGVVWSITGSECLPGGNLFGIVILFICSVLGGKLVGMIQLPTLPPFPPLLGMLLAGLVLRNVPYITNAVFIDTHWSAALRNIALSIILTRAGLGLDPSALSRLKAVCVRVAVGPCVVEASIVAVVSHFLLGLPWVWGFILGFVLAAVSPAVVVPSMLLLQREGYGVEKGIPTLLMAAGSFDDILAITGFSTCLGIAFSTGSTWMNILKGLLEVVGGVIAGLILGLFLTCFPSKDQEDLVLRRTLLLLGLSIFSVFSSHVIGFAGAGGLCTLVLAFLAALGWKTDKAPVAAMVGRSWDVFQPLLFGLIGAEITIATLSPSTVGLGLACISIGLVIRLLVTFLLVHFGGFNLKEKFFIAVAWLPKATVQAAIGSKALDMAREEGDETLIKFGLDVLTLAVLAILTTAPIGALGIGLAGPRLLSRQVKAEETEGGATTPSSNGIGQEKDNVTLESKL